One genomic region from Pseudorca crassidens isolate mPseCra1 chromosome 11, mPseCra1.hap1, whole genome shotgun sequence encodes:
- the PRPF40B gene encoding pre-mRNA-processing factor 40 homolog B isoform X9, with protein MPPPGIPPPFPPMGLPPMSQRPPAIPPMPPGIMPPMLPPIGAPPPLTQIPGMVPPMMPGMLMPAVPVTAATAPGADTASSAVAGTGPPRALWSEHVAPDGRIYYYNADDKQSVWEKPSVLKSKAELLLSQCPWKEYKSDTGKPYYYNNQSKESRWTRPKDLDDLEALVKQEAAGKRQQPRTLQPQPSQPQPDPPPVPPGPTLVPTGLLEPEPGGSEDCDVSEAAQPLEQGFLQQPEEGPSSSAGQHQPPQQEEEESKPEPERSGLSWSNREKAKQAFKELLRDKAVPSNASWEQAMKMVVTDPRYSALPKLSEKKQAFNAYKAQREKEEKEEARLKAKEAKQTLQHFLEQHERMTSTTRYRRAEQTFGELEVWAVVPERDRKEVYDDVLFFLAKKEKEQAKQLRRRNIQALKSILDGMSSVNFQTTWSQAQQYLMDNPSFAQDHQLQNMDKEDALICFEEHIRALEREEEEERERARLRERRQQRKNREAFQTFLDELHETGQLHSMSTWMELYPAVSTDVRFANMLGQPGSTPLDLFKFYVEELKARFHDEKKIIKDILKDRGFCVEVNTAFEDFAHVISFDKRAAALDAGNIKLTFNSLLEKAEAREREREKEEARRLRRREAAFRSMLRQAVPAVELGTAWEEVRERFVCDSAFEQITLESERIRLFREFLQVLETECQHLHSKGRKHGRKGKKHHRKRSHSPSVSWRGSESEDEELPPPSLRPPRRRRRNPSESGSEPSSSLDSIESGGAALGGRGSPSSRLLLGSDHGLRKVKKPKKRTKKRRHKSNSPESETDPEEKAGKESDEKEPEQDKDRDLRRAELPNRSAGFGIKKEKTGWDTSESELSEGELERRRRTLLQQLDDHQ; from the exons ATGCCTCCTCCAGGAATCCCCCCACCTTTTCCTCCAATGGGGCTCCCTCCGATGAGTCAGAGACCACCGGCCATCCCCCCCATGCCACCTGGCATCATGCCTCCAATGCTTCCACCAATAGGGGCACCACCACCACTCACACAG ATACCAGGAATGGTACCACCCATGATGCCAGGGATGCTGATGCCAGCGGTGCCCGTCACCGCAGCG ACGGCTCCAGGTGCGGACACCGCCAGCT CTGCTGTGGCTGGGACGGGCCCTCCG agggCCCTGTGGAGTGAGCATGTGGCCCCTGATGGGCGCATCTACTACTACAATGCTGACGACAAGCAGTCCGTGTGGGAGAAGCCCAGCGTGCTCAAGTCCAAGGCAGAG CTCCTGCTATCCCAGTGTCCCTGGAAAGAGTACAAGTCGGACACAGGCAAACCTTACTACTATAACAACCAGAGTAAGGAGTCCCGCTGGACCCGGCCCAAGGACCTGGATGACCTGGAGG CTCTAGTCAAACAAGAGGCTGCAGG GAAACGGCAGCAGCCACGGACACTACAGCCTCAGCCTTCTCAGCCACAGCCTGACCCCCCACCTGTGCCGCCTGGCCCCACCTTGGTGCCCACGGGCCTCCTAGAACCTGAGCCAGGTGGGAGTGAAGATTGCGATGTGTCAGAGGCTGCCCAGCCTCTGGAGCAGGGGTTCCTGCAGCAGCCAGAGGAGGGCCCCAGCAG TTCTGCTGGACAGCATCAGCCACcacagcaggaggaagaggaatcAAAGCCAGAACCGGAGAGGTCTGGCCTCAGTTGGAGCAATCGGGAGAAGGCAAAGCAGGCCTTCAAGGAGCTGCTGAGGGATAAG GCTGTCCCCTCCAATGCTTCGTGGGAACAGGCCATGAAGATGGTGGTCACCGACCCCCGTTACAG TGCCTTGCCCAAACTGAGTGAGAAAAAGCAGGCATTCAATGCCTACAAGGCGCAgcgggagaaggaggagaaggaagaggcccGGCTAAAAGCCAAGGAGGCCAAGCAGACCTTGCAGCATTTCTTGGAGCAGCATGAGCGCATGACCTCCACCACCCGCTACCG GCGGGCAGAACAGACCTTTGGGGAGCTGGAGGTCTGGGCTGTGGTCCCCGAGAGGGATCGAAAAGAGGTTTATGATGATGTCCTTTTCTTCCTGGCCAAGAAGGAGAAG GAACAGGCCAAGCAGCTCCGGCGCCGCAACATCCAGGCCCTGAAGAGCATCCTGGATGGGATGAGTAGCGTCAACTTCCAAACCACATGGTCCCAGGCCCAGCAGTACCTCATGGATAACCCCAGCTTTGCTCAGGACCATCAGCTACAGA ACATGGACAAGGAAGATGCGCTGATCTGCTTTGAGGAGCACATCCGTGCtttggagagggaggaggaggaggagcgagAGAGGGCCCGGCTTCGGGAGCGGCGCCAGCAGCGCAAGAACCGGGAGGCCTTTCAG ACCTTCCTGGATGAGCTGCACGAGACAGGGCAGCTGCACTCTATGTCCACCTGGATGGAGCTGTACCCAGCAGTCAGCACTGATGTCCGCTTTGCCAACATGCTGGGCCAGCCGG GCTCCACCCCTCTGGACTTATTCAAGTTCTATGTGGAGGAGTTGAAGGCACGATTCCATGATGAGAAGAAGATCATTAAGGACATCCTTAAG GACCGGGGCTTCTGCGTGGAGGTGAACACAGCCTTTGAGGACTTCGCCCACGTCATAAGCTTTGACAAGAGGGCTGCTGCGCTGGATGCAGGCAACATCAAGCTGACTTTCAATAGT CTGCTGGAGAAAGCAGAGGCGCGGGAGAGAGAGCGGGAGAAGGAGGAGGCACGAAGGCTGCGGCGCAGAGAAGCTGCCTTTCGAAGCATGCTGAGGCAGGCTGTGCCTGCTGTGGAGCTGGGCACTGCCTGGGAAGAG GTCCGTGAGCGCTTTGTGTGCGACTCAGCCTTTGAGCAGATCACCCTGGAGTCGGAGCGGATCCGGCTCTTCCGGGAGTTCCTGCAGGTACTGGAG ACTGAATGCCAGCACCTCCACAGCAAAGGCCGGAAACACGGCAGAAAGGGCAAGAAGCACCATCGCAAGCGTTCCCACTCGCCCTCAGTGAGTTGGCGG GGCTCTGAGTCAGAAGATGAAGAGCTGCCCCCACCATCTCTCCGGCCCCCCAGGCGGAGGCGGCGGAACCCCTCGGAGTCAGGCTCTGAGCCCTCTTCCTCACTTGATTCTATTGAAAGTGGGGGTGCTGCCCTTGGAGGACGGGGTTCCCCATCCTCCCGCCTTCTCCTTGGATCAG ATCATGGCCTTCGGAAAGTCAAGAAACCAAAAAAGAGAACTAAGAAGAGAAGACACAAGTCG AACAGTCCTGAGAGTGAGACAGACCCTGAGGAGAAAGCGGGCAAGGAGAGTGATGAGAAAGAACCAGAGCAGGACAAGGACAGGGACCTCCGGCGGGCAGAGCTCCCTAACCGCTCCGCAGGCTTTGGAATCAAAAAGGAGAAG ACGGGCTGGGACACGTCGGAAAGCGAGCTGAGCGAGGGTGAGCTGGAAAGACGGCGGCGGACGCTCCTGCAGCAGCTGGATGACCACCAGTGA